From a single Paraburkholderia sp. D15 genomic region:
- a CDS encoding gamma carbonic anhydrase family protein has protein sequence MTIYKLGEAAPTIHKSVFVADSANIIGNVTLEENASVWFGATIRGDNEPITIGAGSNVQENAVLHTDPGFPLTIGQNVTVGHQVMLHGCTIHEGSLIGIQAVVLNGAVIGRNCLVGAGAIVTEGKVFPDNSLILGAPARVVRQLSEADIASMQGGTAMYAERREYFKAQLVRIG, from the coding sequence GTGACCATTTACAAGCTGGGCGAAGCCGCCCCGACCATCCATAAAAGCGTGTTCGTCGCGGATTCGGCGAACATCATCGGCAACGTGACGCTGGAGGAAAACGCCAGCGTCTGGTTCGGCGCGACGATCCGCGGCGACAACGAGCCGATCACGATCGGCGCGGGCAGCAACGTGCAGGAAAACGCGGTGCTGCACACCGACCCCGGCTTCCCGCTGACGATCGGGCAAAACGTCACGGTCGGCCACCAGGTCATGCTGCACGGCTGCACGATCCACGAAGGCTCGCTGATCGGAATTCAGGCGGTGGTCTTGAATGGCGCGGTCATCGGCCGCAATTGTCTGGTCGGCGCCGGCGCCATCGTGACCGAAGGCAAGGTGTTTCCGGACAATTCGCTGATTCTCGGCGCGCCCGCCAGGGTGGTGCGCCAGTTGAGCGAGGCGGACATCGCCAGCATGCAAGGCGGCACGGCAATGTACGCCGAGCGCCGCGAGTATTTCAAGGCGCAGCTCGTGCGCATCGGCTGA
- the hslO gene encoding Hsp33 family molecular chaperone HslO has protein sequence MSDQLQKFMFSAAPVRGEIVSLRNTWQEVLTRRDYPAPVRTMLGEMMAACALLSANLKFDGTLIMQIFGDGPVKMLVVQCSSDLSLRATAKLSGETGDTIGDTTSMIDLINASGHGRCVITLDPADKQPGQQPYQSIVPLSGVDGPLKSMAEVLEHYMHHSEQLDTRLWLAANAERAVGMLLQKLPGDGGIVPHPGELDADTWERVCTLGGTLSQDELLKEEPETVFRRLFWQENVAHFEPAQARFECTCSREKVGAMLKMLGREEVDGVIEERGHVEIHCEFCNQRYEFDPVDVAQLFVASGLSEGVTPAAEQRH, from the coding sequence GTGAGCGATCAGTTGCAAAAATTCATGTTCAGCGCGGCGCCGGTGCGCGGCGAAATCGTTTCGCTGCGCAATACGTGGCAGGAAGTGCTGACGCGCCGCGATTATCCGGCGCCGGTGCGCACGATGCTGGGCGAAATGATGGCCGCGTGCGCGTTGCTGTCGGCGAACCTCAAGTTCGACGGCACGCTCATCATGCAGATTTTCGGCGACGGCCCGGTCAAGATGCTGGTGGTCCAATGCAGCTCGGACCTGTCGCTGCGCGCCACCGCCAAGCTGTCCGGCGAAACCGGCGACACGATCGGCGACACCACCAGCATGATCGACCTGATCAACGCGAGCGGCCATGGCCGCTGCGTGATCACGCTCGATCCGGCCGACAAGCAGCCGGGCCAGCAGCCGTATCAAAGTATCGTGCCGCTGTCGGGCGTGGACGGCCCGCTGAAATCGATGGCCGAAGTGCTCGAACACTACATGCACCACTCCGAGCAGCTCGATACGCGTCTGTGGCTCGCGGCGAACGCGGAGCGCGCGGTCGGCATGCTGTTGCAGAAGCTGCCGGGCGACGGCGGCATCGTCCCGCATCCGGGCGAGCTCGACGCCGACACGTGGGAGCGCGTCTGCACGCTCGGCGGGACGCTGTCGCAGGACGAGTTGCTGAAGGAAGAACCGGAGACCGTGTTCCGCCGCCTCTTCTGGCAGGAAAACGTGGCGCATTTCGAGCCGGCGCAGGCGCGTTTCGAATGCACCTGCTCGCGCGAAAAAGTTGGCGCGATGCTGAAGATGCTGGGCCGCGAGGAAGTGGACGGCGTGATCGAAGAGCGCGGCCACGTCGAGATTCATTGCGAGTTCTGCAACCAGCGCTATGAGTTCGATCCGGTCGACGTCGCGCAACTTTTTGTCGCCAGCGGGCTCTCGGAAGGCGTGACGCCGGCGGCGGAGCAGCGGCACTGA
- the ftsB gene encoding cell division protein FtsB, which produces MRLVTAVLIVLLALIQYPLWWGHGGWLRVHELQQQLAQQLQKNADSKLRNERIQGEVQDLQNGTAAVEERARYEMGMVKDGEVFVQFVSPNAPLPAANTPSVTTSTRGEVSAAPLHVVPNPESRAKPDRKHGGKGAGKEKKPAH; this is translated from the coding sequence ATGCGGCTTGTCACTGCTGTCCTGATCGTTCTGCTGGCGCTGATCCAGTACCCGCTCTGGTGGGGACACGGCGGCTGGTTGCGCGTGCACGAGTTGCAGCAGCAACTGGCGCAGCAACTCCAGAAGAACGCCGATTCGAAGTTGCGTAACGAACGGATTCAGGGCGAAGTGCAGGATCTGCAGAACGGCACCGCTGCGGTGGAAGAGCGGGCGCGCTACGAAATGGGCATGGTCAAGGACGGCGAAGTGTTCGTGCAGTTCGTGTCGCCGAACGCGCCGTTGCCGGCTGCGAATACGCCGTCTGTGACGACGTCCACGCGCGGCGAGGTATCCGCCGCGCCGCTGCATGTGGTGCCGAATCCGGAGTCGCGCGCGAAGCCGGATCGCAAGCATGGCGGCAAGGGTGCGGGGAAGGAGAAGAAGCCCGCGCATTGA
- the eno gene encoding phosphopyruvate hydratase gives MSAIVDIIGREILDSRGNPTVECDVLLESGTMGRAAVPSGASTGSREAIELRDGEAGRYGGKGVLKAVEHINTEISEAIMGLDASEQAFLDKTLLELDGTDNKSRLGANAMLAVSMAVAKAAAEEAGLPLYRYFGGSGAMQLPVPMMNIVNGGAHANNSLDIQEFMIVPVSQPTFREALRCGAEVFHALKKILSDRGMSTAVGDEGGFAPNFGSNDECLSTILQAIEKAGYRAGEDVLLALDCAASEFYHDGKYQLAGEGLQLSSTEFADYLANLADKFPIVSIEDGMHEGDWAGWKTLTEKLGKKVQLVGDDLFVTNTRILKEGIDKGIANSILIKINQIGTLTETFAAIEMAKRAGYTAVISHRSGETEDSTIADIAVGLNAGQIKTGSLSRSDRISKYNQLLRIEEDLGDIASYPGKSAFYNLR, from the coding sequence ATGAGTGCTATCGTAGATATCATCGGTCGAGAGATTCTCGATTCGCGAGGCAACCCCACCGTCGAATGCGACGTGCTGCTCGAGTCGGGCACGATGGGCCGCGCCGCGGTGCCGTCGGGCGCGTCGACCGGTTCGCGCGAAGCGATCGAACTGCGTGACGGCGAAGCCGGCCGCTACGGCGGCAAGGGCGTGCTGAAGGCCGTCGAGCACATCAACACCGAAATCTCCGAAGCGATCATGGGCCTCGACGCTTCCGAGCAGGCTTTCCTCGACAAGACCCTGCTGGAACTCGACGGCACCGACAACAAGTCGCGCCTGGGCGCGAACGCGATGCTGGCCGTGTCGATGGCCGTCGCGAAGGCCGCCGCTGAAGAAGCCGGCCTGCCGCTGTACCGCTACTTCGGCGGTTCGGGCGCGATGCAACTGCCGGTGCCGATGATGAACATCGTCAACGGCGGCGCGCACGCCAACAACAGCCTGGACATCCAGGAATTCATGATCGTGCCGGTCAGCCAGCCGACCTTCCGCGAAGCACTGCGCTGCGGCGCCGAAGTGTTCCACGCGCTGAAGAAGATCCTGTCGGATCGTGGCATGAGCACGGCAGTGGGCGACGAAGGCGGCTTCGCGCCGAACTTCGGCAGCAACGACGAATGCCTGTCCACCATCCTGCAAGCGATCGAGAAAGCAGGCTACCGCGCTGGTGAAGACGTGCTGCTCGCGCTGGACTGCGCGGCGAGCGAGTTCTACCACGACGGCAAGTACCAGCTGGCCGGCGAAGGCCTGCAACTGTCGTCGACGGAATTCGCGGACTACCTCGCGAACCTGGCCGACAAGTTCCCGATCGTGTCGATCGAAGACGGCATGCACGAAGGCGACTGGGCGGGCTGGAAGACGCTGACCGAGAAGCTGGGCAAGAAGGTGCAGCTGGTCGGCGACGATCTGTTCGTCACCAACACGCGCATCCTGAAGGAAGGCATCGACAAGGGCATCGCCAACTCGATCCTGATCAAGATCAACCAGATCGGTACGCTGACGGAAACTTTCGCGGCTATCGAAATGGCGAAGCGCGCCGGCTACACGGCCGTGATCTCGCACCGCTCGGGCGAAACCGAAGATTCGACGATCGCGGACATCGCGGTCGGCCTGAATGCCGGTCAGATCAAGACGGGTTCGTTGTCGCGTTCGGACCGTATCTCGAAGTACAACCAGTTGCTGCGTATCGAGGAAGATCTCGGCGATATCGCAAGCTACCCGGGCAAGTCGGCGTTCTACAATCTGCGCTAA
- the kdsA gene encoding 3-deoxy-8-phosphooctulonate synthase: protein MKLGDFEIGLDKPFFLIAGTCVVESEQMTIDTAGRLKEICAKLNIPFIYKSSYDKANRSSGKSFRGLGMDEGLRILSEVKRQLGLPVLTDVHAEHEIEQVASVVDVLQTPAFLCRQTDFIHACARSGKPVNIKKGQFLAPGDMKNVIDKARDAAREAGLSEDRFMACERGVSFGYNNLVSDMRSLAIMRETNAPVVFDATHSVQLPGGQGTSSGGQREFVPVLARAAVAVGVSGLFMETHPDPAQAKSDGPNAVPLHRMGDLLETLVTLDQAVKRAPFLESNFN from the coding sequence ATGAAGCTGGGCGATTTCGAAATCGGGCTCGACAAGCCGTTTTTCCTGATCGCGGGTACCTGTGTCGTCGAATCCGAACAGATGACGATCGACACGGCAGGCCGCCTGAAGGAAATCTGCGCGAAGCTGAACATTCCGTTCATCTACAAATCGTCGTACGACAAAGCCAATCGCAGCAGCGGCAAGTCGTTCCGCGGTCTGGGCATGGACGAAGGTTTGCGGATTCTGTCGGAAGTCAAGCGCCAGCTCGGTCTGCCGGTGCTGACCGACGTGCACGCCGAGCACGAAATCGAGCAGGTCGCGTCGGTGGTCGACGTGCTGCAAACGCCCGCTTTCCTGTGCCGTCAAACGGACTTCATTCATGCGTGCGCGCGTTCGGGCAAACCGGTCAACATCAAGAAAGGCCAGTTTCTCGCACCGGGCGACATGAAGAACGTGATCGACAAGGCGCGTGACGCCGCGCGCGAAGCGGGGCTCTCGGAAGACCGTTTCATGGCGTGCGAGCGCGGCGTGTCGTTCGGGTATAACAACCTCGTGTCGGACATGCGTTCGCTCGCGATCATGCGCGAAACCAACGCGCCGGTCGTGTTCGACGCAACCCACTCGGTGCAGTTGCCGGGCGGGCAGGGTACGAGCTCGGGCGGTCAGCGCGAGTTCGTGCCGGTATTGGCGCGTGCCGCGGTGGCGGTCGGCGTGTCGGGCCTCTTCATGGAGACGCATCCGGATCCGGCGCAAGCCAAATCGGATGGTCCGAACGCCGTGCCGCTGCATCGCATGGGCGATCTGCTCGAGACGCTCGTCACGCTCGATCAGGCCGTCAAGCGCGCGCCGTTCCTCGAAAGCAATTTCAACTGA
- a CDS encoding CTP synthase: MTKYVFVTGGVVSSLGKGIAAASLAAILESRGLKVTLLKLDPYINVDPGTMSPFQHGEVFVTEDGAETDLDLGHYERFISTKMRKANNFTTGQIYESVIRKERRGDYLGKTVQVIPHITNEIQAFVERGAASATCGEPDVAIVEVGGTVGDIESLPFLEAARQMSLRMGRNSACFVHLTLVPWVATAGELKTKPTQHSVQKLREIGISPHVLLCRADRRIPDDERAKISMFSNVPEDAVISVWDADSIYKIPQMLHDQGLDAIICEELKLSPKAADLAMWSDLVDKLQNPRHEVTIGMVGKYVDLTESYKSLIEALRHASMHTSTKVNIEYIDSEEIETQGVESLKHLDAVLVPGGFGRRGTEGKIAAIRYAREAKVPYLGICLGMQLAVIEFARDVVGLKNANSTEFDPETENRVVALITEWYDREGKVEKRTEESDLGGTMRLGSQRCPIKPGTMAEEIYGKDVNERHRHRYEVNNRFVPQLEAGGLIISARTPSEDLPEMMELPRSMHPWFVGVQFHPEFTSTPRDGHPLFKSFVEAALAHQQSRATAAVGEKA, from the coding sequence ATGACCAAATATGTTTTCGTCACCGGCGGCGTAGTTTCTTCCCTCGGCAAGGGTATTGCCGCCGCTTCCCTCGCCGCGATCCTCGAATCGCGCGGTCTTAAAGTCACCCTCCTCAAGCTCGATCCGTACATCAATGTCGACCCCGGCACGATGAGCCCGTTCCAGCACGGCGAAGTGTTCGTGACGGAAGACGGCGCGGAGACCGATCTCGACCTTGGCCACTACGAGCGCTTCATCAGCACGAAGATGCGCAAGGCCAATAACTTCACCACAGGCCAGATTTACGAATCGGTAATCCGCAAGGAACGCCGCGGCGATTATCTCGGCAAGACGGTGCAGGTCATTCCGCACATCACGAATGAAATCCAGGCGTTCGTCGAACGTGGCGCGGCGTCGGCCACCTGCGGCGAGCCGGACGTCGCGATCGTCGAAGTGGGCGGTACCGTCGGCGATATCGAATCGCTGCCGTTCCTCGAAGCCGCCCGTCAGATGAGCCTGCGCATGGGCCGCAACAGCGCGTGCTTCGTGCATCTCACGCTGGTGCCCTGGGTCGCCACGGCCGGCGAACTGAAGACCAAGCCCACCCAGCACAGCGTGCAGAAGCTGCGCGAAATCGGTATTTCGCCGCACGTGCTGCTGTGCCGCGCCGACCGCCGCATTCCGGACGACGAGCGCGCGAAGATCTCGATGTTCTCGAACGTGCCGGAAGACGCGGTGATTTCCGTGTGGGACGCCGACAGCATCTACAAGATTCCGCAAATGCTGCACGACCAGGGCCTGGACGCGATCATCTGCGAAGAGCTCAAGCTCTCGCCGAAGGCCGCGGATCTCGCCATGTGGTCCGACCTCGTCGACAAGCTGCAGAATCCGCGCCACGAAGTCACGATCGGCATGGTCGGCAAGTACGTGGATCTGACGGAGTCGTACAAGTCGCTGATCGAAGCGCTGCGTCATGCGTCCATGCATACGTCGACCAAGGTCAACATCGAGTACATCGACTCGGAAGAGATCGAGACGCAGGGCGTCGAGAGCCTGAAGCATCTGGACGCGGTGCTCGTGCCGGGCGGTTTCGGCCGTCGCGGCACCGAAGGCAAGATCGCCGCGATCCGCTATGCGCGTGAAGCGAAGGTGCCGTATCTCGGCATCTGCCTCGGCATGCAGCTGGCCGTGATCGAATTCGCGCGCGACGTGGTCGGTCTGAAAAACGCGAACAGTACCGAGTTCGATCCGGAAACGGAAAACCGCGTGGTCGCGTTGATCACCGAGTGGTACGACCGCGAAGGCAAGGTCGAGAAGCGCACCGAGGAATCGGATCTGGGCGGCACCATGCGTCTCGGTTCGCAACGTTGCCCGATCAAGCCCGGCACGATGGCCGAGGAGATCTATGGCAAGGACGTGAACGAACGCCACCGCCACCGTTATGAAGTCAATAACCGCTTCGTGCCCCAGCTGGAAGCGGGCGGCCTTATCATCAGCGCCCGTACCCCGAGTGAAGACCTGCCGGAAATGATGGAATTGCCGCGCAGCATGCACCCGTGGTTCGTCGGCGTGCAGTTCCACCCGGAATTCACGTCCACGCCGCGCGACGGCCATCCGCTGTTCAAGTCGTTCGTCGAGGCAGCGCTTGCGCATCAGCAGTCGCGCGCGACGGCCGCAGTCGGGGAGAAAGCATGA
- a CDS encoding alpha/beta hydrolase, translated as MKDIIHFSHANGFPASTYRTIFAELSDDYELRSIERIGHDARYPVTQDWPHLVEQLLDDIGRAYERPVWLVGHSLGGYLSLMAALKKPQWVKGVVMLDSPVIAGWRSSMLRVSQWTGLDERLSPAAATRTRRTEWTSREEAWRHFHSKPAFARWDERMLSDYIDFGIPQSSADGARSLAFDRRTEYRIYKTLPHTLGSRLARGAPVPVGFIAGTRSKEIRQAGLDATRRATGGHLEWIEGSHLYPMEKPLETARAVQRMLRELERRV; from the coding sequence TTGAAGGACATCATTCATTTCTCGCACGCGAACGGTTTTCCGGCGTCGACCTACCGGACCATCTTCGCCGAACTCTCCGACGACTACGAACTGCGTTCCATCGAGCGCATCGGCCACGACGCGCGTTACCCGGTCACTCAGGACTGGCCGCATCTGGTCGAGCAACTGCTCGACGACATCGGCCGCGCGTACGAACGGCCGGTGTGGCTGGTGGGGCATTCGCTCGGCGGTTATCTGTCGCTGATGGCCGCGCTGAAAAAACCGCAGTGGGTGAAGGGCGTGGTGATGCTCGATTCGCCGGTGATCGCCGGTTGGCGCAGCAGCATGCTGCGGGTGTCGCAATGGACCGGTCTCGACGAGCGCCTGTCGCCTGCCGCCGCGACCCGCACGCGGCGCACCGAGTGGACGAGCCGCGAGGAAGCATGGCGCCACTTCCATTCGAAGCCTGCGTTCGCGCGCTGGGACGAGCGCATGCTGTCCGATTACATCGACTTCGGCATTCCGCAAAGTTCCGCCGACGGCGCCCGCTCGCTCGCGTTCGACCGCCGCACCGAGTACCGGATCTACAAGACCTTGCCGCACACGCTGGGCTCGCGGCTCGCGCGCGGCGCGCCGGTGCCGGTGGGTTTCATCGCCGGCACGCGCTCGAAGGAGATTCGTCAGGCCGGTCTCGACGCGACCCGCCGCGCGACCGGCGGCCACCTCGAATGGATCGAAGGCAGCCATCTGTATCCGATGGAAAAACCGCTCGAAACCGCGCGCGCGGTGCAGCGGATGTTGCGCGAACTGGAACGGCGCGTCTGA
- a CDS encoding DNA internalization-related competence protein ComEC/Rec2 has product MRAWWCGFALGVAMLQRQAALPGQWAWVGLAMLGGAAMGAAVWGAYNDGSDGSDDSDDSDDSDDSDDSDDSDDDGFSARRSRRFALWIGVWCTALCVGFGYAAWRAEIRLAMSLPHEWEGRDIVVTGSVKGLPSRDENSARFLFDVESVDAPIATFPRVIQLSWIAEDTPPPQLVPGQRWRLTARLKRPHGNANFGVRDAEASLLARNVRATGYVSAPAFATRLPGGAQGVGVTVDRWRAALRARIDDVLAQAPHRGVVTALAIGAQDAVSAADWLLMRGTGTSHLVAISGLHIGFVAGLAGWLAGAIWRRSAWIGRDWPLRLPAQFVAVAAGALCAVLHAALAGFNVPAQRALWMAGVLALAFVGGRQIARSSVLAWALGLVLLIDPWAVLAAGFWLSFCAVAAILFAMSGQPRVVDHEQRREAEGDDGDDGDAPSRVARLWAVLRAGLHRLAGQLAERLRSGAHVQFAVTVALAPLTVYWFAQIPLIGPLANAFAIPWVSVLVTPAVLAGVVLPAPLDAYSFHAAHALLDLLMRALTMLAGPAWTVWHLPRPDAWALGAAASGVLWCLAPRGWPLRWAAPLTWLPLLWPPPAGPAPGNFRLTALDVGQGTSVLIETARHALLFDAGPGPESTHAGERVVVPFLQAHGVDVLDTLIVSHADSDHAGGVPAVLDALPVRQMVASLAPDHPLWTNASGHGADTLRCAAGQRWQWDGVAFAMLWPDAGPLQGKPNAHSCVLRVSAPAAVGEVAAAMTTDRSMPPISPASPGQSPPASPHVQEAVQTPPPRIAALLTADIEAPVERLLLARAPDALRAQVLVVPHHGSKTSSTEPFLDSIEPLVALFQVGYRNRFHHPNAGVFERYRARRIELGRSDTDGAVRVEAQARGDRQMAAAETRDGQSAQGGATLTLERYRDVERRYWMDR; this is encoded by the coding sequence ATGCGGGCGTGGTGGTGTGGATTTGCGCTGGGCGTGGCGATGCTGCAGCGGCAGGCGGCTTTGCCGGGACAGTGGGCGTGGGTTGGGCTCGCGATGCTCGGCGGCGCGGCGATGGGCGCGGCGGTGTGGGGTGCGTATAACGACGGCAGCGACGGCAGCGACGACAGCGACGACAGCGACGACAGCGACGACAGCGACGACAGCGACGACAGCGACGATGACGGTTTTTCGGCGCGGCGCTCGCGGCGCTTCGCGTTGTGGATCGGCGTCTGGTGTACGGCGCTGTGCGTCGGCTTCGGCTATGCCGCATGGCGCGCGGAAATACGACTCGCGATGAGTCTGCCGCACGAGTGGGAAGGGCGGGACATCGTGGTAACCGGCAGCGTCAAAGGTCTGCCGTCGCGCGACGAAAACAGCGCGCGCTTTCTGTTCGACGTCGAGTCGGTCGATGCACCGATCGCGACATTCCCGCGCGTGATTCAACTGTCGTGGATCGCGGAAGATACGCCGCCGCCGCAACTCGTCCCCGGCCAGCGATGGCGGCTCACCGCGCGACTCAAGCGCCCGCACGGCAACGCGAATTTCGGCGTGCGCGATGCCGAGGCGTCGCTGCTCGCACGCAACGTCCGCGCGACCGGTTACGTCAGTGCGCCGGCCTTCGCCACGCGGCTACCGGGCGGCGCGCAGGGCGTCGGCGTGACCGTCGATCGCTGGCGCGCGGCCTTGCGGGCGCGTATCGACGATGTGCTCGCCCAGGCGCCGCATCGCGGCGTCGTGACGGCGCTCGCGATCGGCGCGCAGGATGCCGTGAGCGCCGCCGACTGGCTGCTGATGCGCGGCACCGGCACGAGTCACCTGGTCGCGATTTCGGGTCTGCATATCGGTTTCGTCGCGGGACTCGCGGGCTGGCTCGCGGGCGCGATCTGGCGGCGCTCGGCGTGGATCGGCCGCGACTGGCCGCTGCGGTTGCCTGCGCAGTTCGTCGCGGTGGCGGCCGGTGCGCTATGCGCGGTCTTGCACGCGGCGCTGGCCGGCTTCAACGTGCCCGCGCAGCGCGCGCTGTGGATGGCCGGCGTGCTGGCACTCGCTTTTGTCGGCGGCCGCCAGATCGCGCGTTCGAGCGTGCTGGCGTGGGCCTTGGGTCTCGTGCTGCTGATCGATCCGTGGGCGGTGCTGGCGGCGGGATTCTGGCTGTCGTTCTGCGCGGTCGCGGCGATTCTGTTCGCGATGTCGGGGCAGCCGCGCGTCGTCGATCACGAACAGCGGCGCGAGGCGGAGGGCGATGACGGCGATGATGGCGACGCGCCGTCGCGTGTGGCGCGGCTGTGGGCTGTGTTGCGTGCCGGATTGCATCGCCTTGCCGGGCAGTTGGCCGAACGGCTGCGCAGTGGCGCCCATGTGCAGTTCGCGGTGACGGTCGCGCTCGCGCCGCTTACCGTCTACTGGTTCGCGCAGATTCCGCTGATCGGACCGCTGGCCAATGCGTTTGCGATTCCGTGGGTGAGCGTGCTCGTCACGCCGGCGGTGCTGGCCGGCGTCGTCCTGCCTGCACCGCTCGATGCGTATTCGTTCCACGCCGCGCACGCATTGCTCGATCTGCTGATGCGCGCGCTGACGATGCTGGCCGGTCCCGCTTGGACCGTATGGCATCTGCCGCGGCCGGACGCCTGGGCGCTCGGCGCGGCGGCATCCGGCGTGCTCTGGTGTCTCGCGCCGCGCGGCTGGCCGCTGCGCTGGGCCGCGCCGCTCACGTGGTTGCCGCTGCTATGGCCGCCGCCCGCCGGACCCGCGCCCGGCAACTTTCGCCTGACCGCGCTGGATGTCGGGCAGGGCACCTCGGTGCTGATCGAAACGGCCCGGCACGCGTTGCTGTTCGATGCGGGGCCCGGTCCCGAATCGACGCATGCCGGCGAGCGCGTGGTCGTGCCGTTTCTGCAGGCGCACGGTGTCGATGTGCTCGACACGTTGATCGTCAGTCACGCGGATTCGGATCATGCGGGCGGGGTGCCGGCCGTGCTCGATGCGTTGCCGGTGCGACAGATGGTGGCGTCGCTGGCGCCCGATCATCCGCTGTGGACGAACGCGAGCGGGCATGGCGCGGATACCTTGCGCTGCGCCGCCGGACAACGCTGGCAATGGGACGGCGTCGCGTTCGCGATGTTGTGGCCGGATGCGGGACCGTTGCAGGGCAAACCGAATGCGCATAGCTGCGTGTTGAGGGTGAGCGCGCCGGCGGCGGTCGGGGAGGTCGCGGCGGCGATGACGACGGATCGGTCCATGCCGCCTATCTCGCCGGCATCGCCCGGGCAATCGCCGCCGGCATCGCCGCACGTTCAGGAAGCGGTTCAAACGCCGCCGCCCCGCATCGCGGCCTTGCTGACCGCGGACATCGAGGCGCCGGTCGAACGGCTGCTGCTCGCGCGTGCACCCGATGCGCTGCGCGCGCAGGTGCTGGTCGTCCCGCATCACGGCAGCAAGACCTCGTCGACCGAGCCGTTCCTCGACTCTATCGAGCCGCTGGTCGCGCTATTTCAGGTAGGCTATCGCAACCGTTTTCATCATCCGAATGCGGGCGTGTTCGAGCGCTACCGCGCGCGGCGGATCGAGCTGGGACGCAGCGACACGGACGGCGCGGTGCGGGTCGAAGCGCAAGCGCGTGGCGATCGGCAAATGGCGGCAGCCGAAACGCGAGACGGGCAAAGTGCGCAAGGGGGCGCCACGCTGACGCTCGAACGCTATCGCGACGTCGAACGCCGCTACTGGATGGACCGCTGA
- a CDS encoding TatD family hydrolase, with the protein MWIDTHCHLDAAEFDADRDAVAAAARRAGVGRIVIPAIGRDNFATVRELAHRVAGGAYALGIHPLFTPAAQDSDLDLLRMEIEASLDDPLFVGIGEIGLDYFVDGLDDARQQFFYNGQLQLAREFDLPVICHVRKSQDQVIKGLRRHQIHRGIAHAFNGSFQQAQAYLDQGLHLGFGGNLTFERARQIRRLAEQLPFDALVVETDAPDIAPSWIYKQRNSPDQIPAIGAGLAQLRGIDADAAALGTTANALAALPRLALSSA; encoded by the coding sequence ATGTGGATCGACACCCACTGCCATCTCGATGCCGCCGAATTCGACGCCGACCGCGATGCGGTCGCCGCCGCCGCACGGCGCGCGGGCGTCGGGCGGATCGTGATTCCGGCGATCGGCCGCGACAATTTCGCGACGGTGCGCGAGTTGGCGCATCGTGTGGCCGGCGGCGCGTACGCGCTCGGTATTCATCCGCTGTTCACCCCCGCCGCGCAGGACAGCGATCTCGACCTGCTGCGCATGGAGATCGAGGCGAGTCTCGACGATCCGCTTTTCGTCGGCATCGGCGAAATCGGGCTCGATTATTTCGTCGATGGTCTCGACGATGCGCGTCAACAATTCTTCTACAACGGCCAGTTGCAGCTCGCGCGCGAATTCGATCTGCCGGTGATCTGCCACGTGCGCAAATCGCAGGACCAGGTGATCAAGGGGCTGCGGCGGCATCAGATTCATCGCGGCATCGCGCACGCGTTCAACGGCAGTTTCCAGCAGGCTCAGGCCTATCTCGACCAGGGGCTGCATCTCGGCTTCGGCGGCAATCTCACCTTCGAGCGCGCGCGGCAGATTCGCCGTCTCGCCGAGCAATTGCCGTTCGATGCGCTGGTCGTCGAAACCGACGCGCCGGACATCGCGCCGTCGTGGATCTATAAACAGCGCAACTCGCCGGACCAGATTCCGGCCATCGGCGCCGGCCTCGCGCAACTGCGCGGCATCGATGCCGACGCAGCCGCCCTAGGCACAACGGCTAACGCGCTCGCGGCGCTGCCGCGGCTGGCACTTTCCTCTGCATAA